The genomic segment AGGCGCTCCATGAGTTGCTCGATGGCCTTGGCCACGGGATCGGGAAGATCCGTCTGGTTCAGATCGATGGCCCCGGCGACCCTCTGGCCGTCGCGGTATGTTACGCGCCCGGGCACGCCGACCACAACGGAGTTCGGCGGAACCTCGCGTACCACCACCGAGCCGGCGCCGATGCGGCTGCCGTCGCCGATCTTGAAGGCGCCGATGATCTTGGCCCCTGCCCCCACCACGACGCCGTTGCCCAGGGTGGGATGGCGCTTCTCCCGCATGAGGCTCGTCCCGCCCAGGGTCACCCCTTGCAACAACGTCACGTTCTCACCGATTTCGGCTGTCTCCCCG from the Candidatus Methylomirabilota bacterium genome contains:
- the cysE gene encoding serine O-acetyltransferase; this translates as MFEAIRRDVRAVLDRDPAARSALEVVLCYSGVHVLIFHRVAHRLWHRGWTTSARFLMQIARFLTGIEIHPAAKLGPGLFIDHGMGVVIGETAEIGENVTLLQGVTLGGTSLMREKRHPTLGNGVVVGAGAKIIGAFKIGDGSRIGAGSVVVREVPPNSVVVGVPGRVTYRDGQRVAGAIDLNQTDLPDPVAKAIEQLMERLRVLEAEVDSLRRTAESERFE